One window of Thermocoleostomius sinensis A174 genomic DNA carries:
- the tyrS gene encoding tyrosine--tRNA ligase, with product MASDSIQTVTQSLSWLYRGTSEIFPNQPNSADPNENLAARIEKTDRPLRIKFGIDPTGAEIHLGHSIVIRKLRAFQDAGHKAILLIGDFTARIGDPSGKSEARKQLTAEQVKANAQTYLDQVRPILDFSPEKLEIRYNSEWLSGLDLAQILEILATTTVGQMLAKEGFAERYAKENPIYIHEFLYPLMQGYDSVALEADVELGGTDQKFNLAIGRDLQRHFGQPPQFGLLLPILVGTDGVQKMSKSLGNYVGLLDSAQDMYNKLQKTPDHLVEQYFELLTDLPLDQLPEKARDRQELLALEVTTQYHGKEAALTAQQAARAVAGGRPEDAANAVAFSLASIQFPAKLFYILNAAGLCSSSSEARRQIQGGAVRLDGEPVKAVDRTFESADELEGKVLQVGKRKFVRLVA from the coding sequence ATGGCTTCTGATTCCATTCAAACTGTAACGCAATCTCTTTCGTGGCTCTATAGAGGAACAAGCGAAATCTTTCCAAATCAGCCAAATTCTGCCGATCCGAACGAAAATTTGGCGGCTCGGATTGAGAAGACCGATCGTCCCTTGCGGATTAAGTTTGGCATTGACCCTACCGGAGCCGAAATTCACCTGGGGCATAGTATTGTCATTCGCAAACTGCGAGCGTTTCAAGACGCTGGACATAAGGCGATTCTCCTAATCGGTGACTTTACGGCTCGCATTGGCGATCCCAGCGGTAAATCGGAAGCCCGCAAGCAACTGACTGCCGAACAAGTGAAAGCCAACGCCCAAACCTATCTCGATCAAGTGCGTCCTATTCTAGATTTTTCACCGGAAAAATTAGAGATCCGCTACAATTCCGAATGGCTTTCGGGGTTAGATCTAGCCCAAATCTTGGAGATCCTAGCTACAACCACGGTGGGGCAGATGCTTGCAAAAGAAGGCTTCGCCGAACGCTATGCTAAAGAGAACCCGATTTACATCCACGAGTTCCTCTACCCACTGATGCAGGGCTACGATTCGGTGGCGCTAGAGGCAGACGTAGAACTGGGCGGCACAGATCAGAAATTTAACTTGGCGATCGGGCGCGATCTTCAGCGGCATTTTGGGCAGCCGCCGCAGTTTGGCTTGCTGTTGCCGATTTTGGTTGGGACAGACGGGGTGCAGAAAATGTCGAAATCCTTGGGCAACTATGTGGGGTTACTCGATAGCGCTCAGGATATGTATAACAAATTACAAAAAACACCCGATCATTTAGTGGAGCAATATTTTGAATTGTTGACAGATTTGCCGCTAGACCAACTGCCTGAAAAGGCCCGCGATCGACAAGAACTACTGGCGCTTGAAGTTACCACACAGTATCACGGCAAAGAAGCAGCCCTGACTGCCCAACAAGCGGCCAGGGCCGTGGCCGGAGGCCGTCCCGAAGATGCAGCCAATGCGGTAGCATTCTCCCTGGCGTCCATTCAATTTCCCGCCAAGCTGTTCTATATTCTCAATGCGGCTGGGTTATGCAGCAGCAGTTCCGAAGCGCGACGGCAAATTCAGGGAGGAGCCGTGCGGCTAGATGGGGAGCCTGTCAAAGCCGTCGATCGGACATTTGAAAGTGCGGATGAACTGGAGGGGAAAGTATTGCAGGTAGGTAAGCGCAAATTTGTGCGACTGGTTGCGTAG
- a CDS encoding GAF domain-containing protein, whose product MTENPLEPPLEHAHQSHNAPDADMSREQLMAELERLRSRVSELEESVTKPTVTAAVSPDELVLQAYEERFRQRFSRAFRFSPDAMSLIDLESEKFLDANNSFLGLFGFTREEVLGRTSLELGMWVSSVERANAISLLKSSRELCNFECSCRTKQGDTKTLLASCEIITLDGRDCILTLAKDITERKQAERHLQEALLREQQAIERERLIAKIAHNIRRFLDLQQILTIAVKEVRHFLQVDRVVIYQFHSDWSGQIVAESVSDSTFSLLNRVIHDPCFGGSMLDPYRNGRIHWIDDVTAANLTPCYQDLLMNLNVRAALVLPILVRQELWGLLAAHQCTEPRRWQEFNWLLLQQLSTQLAIGIYQANLYQQLQQQAQREQALNQVIQDIRNSLDLNTIFATATSEVGSLLQVDRAEIVQYLPDQAIWLNVSSYRRTANLPNALGLRIPDTNNSIAAQLKANQIVQVIDYGKEADCTNQPLAQQYPGSWVLVPLNVGDIVWGSLSLNRCDPQWQWQEWELDLVRAVANQLGIAIQQSQLYTEIQDFNEQLEDLVQFRTAQLQKALEFEALLKRMTDRVRDSLDEQQILQSAVTELTQGLTLYGCGTALYDLEKQISTICFEHIETELPTAHGRALPMSDLPDLYRQLLQGRPAQFCHPRIPDNPSEVPRSGFAILACPMIDNGQVIGDMWLFKASEAVFDTLEIRLAQQVANQCAIALRQSRLYQAAQAQVQELERLNRLKDDFLSTVSHELRTPMSSIKMATQMLEVLLFETTPSAVLATRSHQRWETTVTDPSRSTGLDLQKIERYFHILQDECDREIRLINDLLDLSRLDAGTEPLMLMTIDPNIWIPHIAEPFVELAHRQQQQLEFHLLNDLPTLTTDLSDLERVFTELLNNACKYSPPGARIIVAATVETAAEPEILLEAIPNTEANIHCASQANQPWLWLSVTNTGVEIPKHEQYLIFENFYRIPNNDPWKHGGTGLGLALVKKLLHRLQGRIHVDSGLNQTTFTIQLPLRIEG is encoded by the coding sequence ATGACAGAGAACCCTCTAGAGCCTCCGTTAGAGCACGCCCATCAATCCCATAATGCTCCTGACGCTGATATGTCTCGCGAGCAGTTGATGGCCGAACTGGAAAGATTGCGAAGTCGAGTTTCCGAGCTAGAAGAGTCGGTAACTAAACCTACGGTAACTGCCGCCGTTTCTCCTGATGAATTGGTGCTACAAGCCTATGAGGAACGGTTTCGACAGCGATTTTCGCGAGCGTTTCGATTTAGCCCCGATGCGATGTCACTGATCGATTTAGAGAGTGAAAAGTTTTTAGATGCAAATAATAGCTTCTTAGGTCTGTTTGGGTTTACTCGCGAGGAAGTACTTGGGCGCACTAGTTTGGAATTGGGAATGTGGGTTAGCTCGGTTGAGCGGGCTAATGCCATTAGCTTATTAAAAAGTAGCCGCGAATTATGTAACTTTGAATGTAGTTGTCGCACTAAGCAGGGTGACACGAAGACACTGTTGGCCTCTTGCGAAATCATTACGCTAGACGGGCGCGATTGCATCTTAACGCTTGCCAAAGATATCACCGAACGCAAACAAGCAGAACGCCATTTGCAAGAAGCCCTATTGCGAGAACAGCAGGCAATTGAACGCGAACGCCTCATTGCCAAAATTGCCCACAATATCCGTCGCTTTCTAGATTTGCAGCAAATTCTCACGATCGCGGTAAAAGAAGTTCGCCACTTCTTGCAGGTCGATCGCGTGGTGATCTATCAGTTTCACAGCGATTGGAGCGGACAGATAGTAGCAGAATCAGTCAGTGATTCTACCTTTTCACTGCTTAATCGAGTCATTCACGACCCCTGTTTTGGCGGGTCAATGCTAGATCCCTATCGCAACGGACGCATTCACTGGATTGATGATGTAACCGCTGCCAATCTAACGCCTTGCTATCAAGACCTGTTGATGAACCTCAATGTCCGAGCAGCGTTGGTGTTGCCGATTTTGGTGCGACAAGAACTATGGGGATTATTAGCTGCTCATCAGTGTACAGAACCCCGTCGCTGGCAAGAGTTTAATTGGTTGCTGTTACAACAGCTAAGCACCCAACTGGCGATCGGGATTTATCAAGCCAATCTTTATCAACAGCTTCAACAACAAGCCCAACGAGAGCAGGCTCTCAATCAAGTGATTCAAGATATTCGCAATTCGTTAGATCTCAATACGATTTTTGCGACAGCCACGTCCGAAGTGGGATCTTTGCTTCAGGTCGATCGGGCTGAAATTGTTCAATATTTACCGGATCAAGCTATTTGGCTGAATGTATCGAGCTATCGCCGTACCGCTAATTTGCCCAATGCCTTGGGACTGCGTATTCCCGATACCAACAATTCGATCGCCGCTCAGCTAAAAGCGAATCAAATTGTGCAGGTGATAGACTACGGCAAAGAGGCTGATTGTACTAATCAACCCCTAGCACAGCAATATCCAGGATCGTGGGTGTTAGTGCCCCTCAATGTGGGAGACATCGTATGGGGAAGTTTGAGTCTCAATCGTTGTGATCCGCAGTGGCAATGGCAAGAATGGGAACTGGACTTGGTTCGGGCGGTGGCCAATCAATTAGGAATTGCCATTCAACAATCCCAGCTTTATACAGAAATTCAGGACTTCAACGAACAGCTAGAAGATTTAGTGCAGTTTCGCACTGCTCAGTTGCAAAAAGCATTGGAATTTGAAGCTTTGCTTAAACGTATGACCGATCGCGTTCGCGATAGCCTCGATGAACAGCAAATTTTGCAATCGGCTGTAACAGAATTAACGCAAGGACTCACGTTGTATGGCTGTGGTACGGCGCTTTATGACTTGGAAAAACAAATTTCCACTATCTGTTTTGAACATATAGAAACGGAACTGCCGACGGCGCATGGTCGGGCATTGCCAATGTCTGATTTACCAGATTTGTATCGGCAATTGCTGCAAGGGCGACCTGCACAGTTTTGCCACCCTCGTATACCGGACAATCCTTCCGAAGTGCCTCGATCGGGGTTCGCTATTCTTGCCTGTCCTATGATTGATAATGGTCAGGTTATAGGCGATATGTGGCTGTTCAAAGCGTCGGAGGCAGTCTTCGATACTTTAGAAATTCGGTTGGCTCAACAGGTTGCTAATCAATGCGCGATCGCGCTCCGGCAATCTCGACTGTATCAAGCGGCACAAGCTCAAGTACAAGAATTAGAGCGGTTAAATCGGCTGAAGGATGATTTCCTTAGTACGGTTTCCCACGAATTGCGCACCCCTATGTCTAGCATTAAGATGGCGACGCAAATGCTGGAGGTGTTGTTGTTTGAGACAACACCCAGTGCCGTCTTAGCGACCCGATCGCACCAGCGGTGGGAAACTACCGTTACAGATCCGTCTCGCTCTACCGGGTTAGATCTGCAAAAAATTGAGCGGTATTTTCACATCCTCCAAGACGAATGCGATCGAGAAATTCGTCTTATTAACGACTTGCTCGATCTCTCACGGTTGGATGCTGGAACTGAGCCACTGATGCTAATGACGATCGATCCCAACATTTGGATTCCTCATATTGCCGAACCGTTTGTCGAGCTTGCCCATCGCCAACAGCAGCAACTAGAGTTCCATTTGCTCAACGATTTGCCCACCCTGACAACCGATCTGTCTGATCTAGAACGAGTATTCACAGAACTTCTCAATAATGCCTGTAAATACAGTCCACCAGGAGCGCGAATTATTGTTGCCGCTACCGTAGAGACAGCGGCCGAACCAGAAATCTTACTGGAAGCAATACCGAATACAGAAGCTAATATTCACTGTGCTTCACAAGCAAATCAACCTTGGCTATGGCTGAGTGTAACCAATACCGGCGTAGAAATTCCTAAACACGAGCAATACCTAATTTTTGAAAACTTCTACCGCATTCCCAATAATGATCCTTGGAAACACGGAGGAACAGGATTAGGATTAGCTTTGGTCAAGAAATTGCTACACCGATTGCAAGGACGAATTCATGTAGACAGTGGATTGAATCAAACAACGTTTACAATTCAACTGCCCCTACGAATAGAGGGTTGA
- a CDS encoding pentapeptide repeat-containing protein: protein MDAHDLLKRYAAGERNFNTVDLSGITLPRANLSGISLKKAILFEATLSNAQFIEADLTGAVLRQADLSGACLSGSRLAGTDCFEANFTQADLSGSNLWRAKFRKAELSRADLTGAHLHEANFTQATLTGANLSRIDCSQANFTDAILSEAKLNRAVGRNASFIRATMRAADLECADFTTANLVEVDLDRANLEAVNFTAANLRQANLEGANLTGTNLQRANLIQAKLMLAGMRGVRLDWAELIVANLTEADLSWASLQGTNLSGAVLHGAILTDVDLSSAILRGANLEDAKVKPLHLGQPNVSWLILPQSVAHESHLPGW from the coding sequence ATGGACGCTCACGACCTCCTGAAGCGCTATGCCGCAGGAGAACGCAATTTCAATACGGTTGATTTAAGTGGCATTACTTTACCGCGAGCCAACCTTAGCGGCATCAGTTTAAAAAAAGCAATTTTGTTTGAGGCAACGTTAAGCAATGCCCAGTTCATCGAAGCAGATTTAACAGGTGCGGTTCTGAGGCAAGCAGACTTGTCAGGGGCATGTTTGAGTGGGTCCAGATTAGCTGGAACTGATTGCTTTGAAGCCAATTTCACTCAGGCAGACCTTAGCGGCAGCAACCTCTGGAGGGCTAAATTCAGAAAAGCAGAGTTGAGCCGAGCAGATTTGACTGGGGCGCATCTCCACGAAGCCAATTTCACTCAGGCAACTTTAACGGGAGCGAATTTAAGCCGCATAGATTGTAGCCAAGCCAATTTTACGGATGCTATTTTGTCTGAAGCCAAGCTTAATCGGGCGGTGGGGCGAAACGCTTCCTTCATCCGGGCTACGATGCGGGCTGCCGACTTGGAATGCGCCGATTTCACAACTGCCAATCTGGTCGAGGTAGATCTCGATCGGGCAAATCTGGAAGCGGTCAACTTCACTGCGGCTAACTTACGGCAAGCTAATTTAGAGGGAGCTAATTTGACTGGAACAAACCTGCAACGGGCAAATTTAATTCAGGCAAAACTGATGTTGGCAGGAATGCGAGGGGTCAGATTAGATTGGGCAGAACTGATTGTGGCGAATCTGACAGAAGCCGATCTCAGTTGGGCCAGTTTACAAGGAACAAACTTGAGTGGTGCTGTTCTGCATGGCGCTATTTTGACCGATGTTGATCTCAGTTCGGCAATTCTACGAGGGGCAAACTTAGAAGATGCCAAAGTTAAACCACTGCATCTGGGGCAGCCCAACGTAAGTTGGTTAATTTTGCCGCAAAGCGTTGCGCATGAGTCTCATTTGCCCGGTTGGTAG
- the rnc gene encoding ribonuclease III, with protein MISDPRRDKQLRQFIDRLGIPSPAPIRWDLLDLALTHPTIAPDANYERLEFVGDAVIRLAAAEFLFEFYPNSPEGQLSAIRSALVSDRLLSQIADRYGFDRFLLAANSALADKTGRETRLAAAFEAVLAALYLSTHNLDLIRVWLDPHLQQLAEAICQDPALNNYKGALQAWTQAYYQRLPEYRVTEVGQAYGDLERFVAEVWFQGKLWGKGKGPSKKAAEQAAAQIAFLALQETQKPPQ; from the coding sequence GTGATTTCCGATCCGCGTCGTGACAAGCAATTGCGCCAGTTTATTGACCGACTGGGTATCCCATCCCCTGCGCCGATTCGGTGGGACTTATTGGACTTAGCCTTAACCCATCCCACGATCGCCCCCGATGCCAACTACGAGCGCTTAGAGTTTGTAGGAGATGCGGTCATTCGGTTAGCCGCCGCAGAATTTCTGTTTGAGTTCTATCCTAATTCGCCTGAAGGTCAGCTTTCAGCCATTCGCAGTGCCTTGGTGAGCGATCGCCTGTTGTCTCAAATTGCCGATCGCTATGGCTTCGATCGGTTCTTGCTAGCAGCAAACAGTGCTTTGGCAGATAAAACAGGACGAGAAACGCGATTAGCAGCAGCATTTGAGGCGGTTCTCGCAGCACTATACCTCAGCACGCACAATTTAGATTTAATTCGAGTTTGGCTTGATCCGCACCTTCAGCAGCTAGCCGAAGCGATTTGCCAAGACCCAGCCTTGAATAACTATAAAGGCGCACTACAAGCCTGGACACAAGCCTATTATCAACGTTTGCCTGAATATCGAGTCACCGAAGTGGGGCAAGCCTATGGAGATTTAGAGCGGTTTGTAGCAGAGGTATGGTTCCAAGGCAAATTGTGGGGAAAGGGGAAAGGGCCGTCGAAGAAAGCAGCCGAGCAAGCTGCTGCCCAAATTGCATTTCTAGCCTTGCAGGAGACCCAAAAGCCACCACAGTAG
- a CDS encoding Gfo/Idh/MocA family protein has product MGEKMNVALLGVGRWGTHLLRNLLTDPQTRVMAIADPCSDRLSALATTLSCRSTEQEPLLSSDWQSVLNLPDLDAVIVATPAVTHYSLIRSALEQGLHVLAEKPLTLTVSEAQELCQIALQQQCQLVVDHTYLFHPAIQRGRRAVQAGQLGDLRYGYAARTHLGPVRYDVDALWDLAIHDIAIFNNWLNQTPVQVQAQGSVWLQLDTSLPIATTSTGLSDLVWVRLTYPSGFQATIHLCWANADKQRRLSIVGSRGTLTFDELAPTPLTLFQGRLEGTDRLFTPVDQHHRILECETIEPLQAVCAHFLNCVQANSPSQISSGWVGAELVAVLAALTQSMEQGGVPVDLLP; this is encoded by the coding sequence ATGGGAGAAAAAATGAATGTGGCGCTCTTGGGCGTCGGGCGCTGGGGCACGCATTTGTTGCGTAATCTTCTAACTGATCCACAGACGCGGGTGATGGCAATCGCTGATCCGTGCAGCGATCGGTTGAGTGCTCTGGCTACTACTCTCAGTTGTCGATCGACGGAGCAGGAGCCACTATTGAGCAGCGATTGGCAATCTGTTCTAAACTTGCCCGACCTCGATGCGGTGATTGTGGCCACACCCGCTGTCACCCACTACTCCTTGATTCGATCGGCCTTGGAACAAGGGTTACACGTGTTGGCTGAAAAACCGTTGACCTTAACCGTTAGTGAAGCTCAAGAACTCTGTCAGATAGCGCTTCAGCAGCAATGCCAGCTGGTGGTTGACCATACTTATCTGTTTCACCCAGCCATTCAACGCGGTCGGCGTGCGGTTCAAGCTGGGCAGTTAGGAGACTTGCGCTATGGGTATGCGGCTCGAACTCACTTGGGCCCGGTTCGTTACGATGTAGATGCGCTATGGGACTTAGCGATCCACGATATTGCTATCTTTAACAACTGGTTGAATCAAACCCCCGTTCAGGTGCAAGCGCAAGGCTCAGTCTGGCTGCAACTGGATACCTCATTGCCGATCGCAACAACTTCCACAGGGCTATCAGATCTCGTGTGGGTGCGGCTCACTTATCCTAGCGGTTTTCAAGCAACAATTCATCTGTGCTGGGCCAATGCTGACAAACAACGCCGCCTCAGCATCGTTGGGAGCCGAGGCACCCTGACGTTTGACGAACTCGCACCGACACCGCTGACCTTATTTCAAGGCAGATTAGAAGGCACCGATCGCCTATTCACCCCCGTTGATCAACATCATCGCATTCTAGAGTGTGAGACGATCGAACCGCTTCAGGCTGTCTGCGCTCATTTTCTTAACTGCGTCCAAGCGAATAGTCCTTCTCAGATTTCTTCTGGATGGGTCGGCGCAGAGCTAGTCGCGGTGTTAGCCGCGTTGACGCAATCGATGGAACAGGGCGGCGTCCCTGTAGACTTACTGCCCTAG
- a CDS encoding PRC-barrel domain-containing protein, translating into MTFEQYCQRADLIGTQVITRDGGRRLGIVSQIWVDVDRREVVAFGIRASMLSGVLSNIQQTMLLSNVRQIGDVVLVDDANVIEDDFNTEAYSKLVGSEVITETGDMLGKVRGFKFHTVDGRVESIVIASLGVPQIPDQLISTYELSMDEVVSSGPDRLIVFEGAEEKLNQLSVGLLERVGIGRPPWERDDVDYYPTPTSTTNQLPSGVRTPVEPIRTRTPVAEETWDEDNWQEAQARPQVRAMREPEPLPEYEEANWDDAQDVEYEEVRVENRQVEYAVQEEEVPKDPWEDDENPTPYRAPQVNIPERKRVVEYEEETDY; encoded by the coding sequence ATGACCTTTGAACAATATTGTCAACGCGCTGATCTAATTGGAACGCAGGTGATCACCCGAGATGGTGGTAGAAGGCTGGGTATTGTTAGCCAAATTTGGGTTGATGTCGATCGCCGTGAGGTCGTTGCGTTTGGAATCCGTGCCAGTATGCTATCGGGCGTCCTCTCAAATATTCAACAGACGATGTTGCTCAGCAATGTCCGCCAGATTGGAGATGTGGTTTTGGTGGATGATGCTAACGTCATTGAGGATGATTTTAATACCGAAGCCTACAGTAAGCTAGTCGGCAGCGAAGTGATTACCGAGACAGGAGATATGCTCGGTAAGGTGCGGGGATTTAAGTTTCACACGGTTGACGGTCGGGTCGAGTCGATCGTGATTGCCTCGTTAGGCGTCCCTCAAATTCCCGATCAGCTAATCAGCACCTACGAACTGTCGATGGACGAAGTGGTCAGCAGTGGGCCAGATCGCCTCATTGTCTTTGAAGGAGCCGAAGAAAAGCTGAATCAACTATCGGTGGGCTTGTTAGAACGAGTGGGCATCGGTCGTCCACCCTGGGAACGCGATGATGTAGATTACTACCCCACCCCAACTTCCACCACCAATCAGTTACCGTCAGGGGTCCGAACCCCAGTCGAACCGATTCGTACTCGTACTCCGGTTGCTGAAGAAACTTGGGATGAAGATAATTGGCAAGAAGCTCAGGCCCGTCCGCAAGTGCGGGCTATGCGCGAACCCGAGCCGTTGCCCGAATATGAAGAAGCTAATTGGGACGATGCTCAAGATGTAGAGTACGAAGAAGTTCGGGTCGAGAATCGTCAGGTTGAATACGCAGTGCAAGAAGAGGAAGTCCCCAAAGATCCCTGGGAGGATGACGAAAATCCCACACCCTATCGCGCTCCTCAGGTGAATATTCCTGAGCGCAAGCGGGTGGTGGAGTACGAGGAAGAAACGGATTACTAG